The stretch of DNA gatctcagcgttcatacagacggacagacggacatggctagatcgactcggctagtgagtTATTGGGCTTTAGATCTGTTCCAAAAAACggtaaacaaaaatagtaaaagtttttctctgcattcgctaagctaacaaaaacaagaaaggaagctagcttcggccagccgaagcttatatacccttgcagatcattcctattaattaacaaatcgcaaaaatgttcaattttctaatatttctcattaattttcccatcgttcctatggcagctatataatatagtcgtccgattttgatcaaattaaaattgaaattcggaaatatttaaaaagagtcttatcctagagtagaagataatacaataaaaagcaaagaagctagaatttatttcctattacttttccattaattttccgatcgttcctatggcagctatatgatatagtagtccgattttttaaataattatttcgaaaatcagaaatatttaaaaaataacatccctaacagtagaaggtaatatttcaaaaaacaccgaagctagaattttttaaagttttttttttccgatccttcctatgggagctataagatatagttgtccgatccggtcggttccgacatatatactacctgcaatagaaagaagacttttgcaaaAGTTTCGTcctgatagctcaaaaactgagagactagtttgcgtagatacagacagacggacatggctagatcgactcgtcttgtgatgctgatcaagaatatatatactttatggggtcggaacccaaaaaacacccaaaaaacacccaaaaaaaaatcatgagtgtcaatttaataactgtgggttaaaatgacactgcccctaaaatcaaatttttggggtCAATTTGCACCCAAATGAGTGTCAAAAGTACACCGCGTTTTCAGAAAAATCGTATTTGATACTAAATAGTGTCATTTTAGTGACACAAGGGTCACATTGATAACAATAATTGTCATTTATCGATTTCTGAAGTTCGAACTTCTATTTTCGAAGTTGGAACTGTGCCTATCGCAAGGGAGACGCAGCTATAGACCTGTTACTGTTAGTTCGATAGTGAAGAAATTACGACGCGTTTTATGTAAAAGTTCTCTAAATAAGTATTAACTGTTTACATTCTGTTTACATTACATTCTTAATACGATAATTACACTAAGTGAAGTGTGctaaaaatatgtacatgtgcaatttgaataaatcttttataaataacGTGCAATAGGAACATTAtaattacatatgtacatacaaaaTTACATTGGTAAAACAAGACAGATTAAAAGGACATTAAtaggaatatatttattattcttataCAATTCCTATTCTTGGATTAGTTAAATTACCACAAATATGACTTGCacgtatgtatatatagaaCGCAGTGGTCCAAGGAAACACAAGGTTGCATTCGTGTGTTACATACATACGTATCTGCGCAAAAGTGTGCGATGCGTCGCTTTCGatttttgtgtgttatttgattatttttatttaagaatttgttcgaataaaattgttttagaataagtaaatatatttattaataaatactgaaataaaaaatttgatcgattaatattaaaaaaaattctaaaaataaatccattgGTTATGATTTTTTGGGTGCGGAATGAAAATTTATTAGCGGTTCATTTTGATAccaaaagtaaattaaattactgcgaaaaagtgtcaatttAGCCTATTAATACTAAGAAAATGTTCCCGGGTAGTGGCTTTTTGACACCAAAAAGTGTCAACTTGGCCTAATATTTATACTGAGATAATGATACTGTGGCATTTTAACACCAAAAAgggtcaaattaatattttcgaaaatattaaagttacaCCAGAATTTAATGACGTTCggatcaaagatttttttccactcaaaAGTGTCACATTGACACCTAAATAGGTACATATTGATGACtactttttttgggtgtaggctAGCAGAACGGCGCAGTTACGGTGGGAATAAGTTGAGGTTAGTGcggggttaagttgcgattaaggaggtattaggtagattagggtaaaagtaatgtaaagaaagggtgaaggtaagaaaggtaaggttcgtttgggtcaaggtgacaaacaagtttaaataagaaaaagtgaagttaaagtaagtaagtatagtaaggaaaCAGGTGggactaaagttaggttagctaagaaaaggaaaaactggtgttaAGGTGGGTATAgacgaggaaatagtgaaaacagcattaaggtGCTAATAAAGTGTGCAAAGGGTGGgaataaaataggtggggttaaggtgaggtaatattagggttaatgcggtgttaaggtaaggtatgttatggctAGAAGAATATGGATAGAATATTAGTGCGCTTTAGGTgtgtttactgtttagctaaagctaggcgggattttactcggttattaatttaaatttggaaatatgaaaaaatcaaaaataaattctttgctTATCGTAGCGGACAACGTTGCTTCGAATATTGCTAGTAActtataagaaaactgccgcttgcgTAGAATTTAAGAGCTTAACCCATGGCTGTATTGTCGTTTCCCTATAATAATGATTTTGgattatatggaattagttACTTCTTTACTTTAGAAAGaatgtaaaacaattttttgcaagcaAATAGTGCCGTGCTTTTACACAAGCGAAACCCTTTAACAAATTTCTTATCAGTGTAATGttcgaagtaatttctttggttttGATATCTGCGCCGATAGGTTCGCACTTCAGACTATTTGACCATATCCCACAGAGTTTGAAGATAAATCGCtcgtaaattaattttaaaatcaattggatgactttaacaattttgatttatatttaactgtaaattgAATCAGctgttttcgaatgaagagtagaaccagattgacaacgctcgaatgtctggcaacacttgcgcacaaATTTGAAACGGTCGAAGCACCGGGACAAAATTTGTCGCTACCTGCGAtaacataaggacgagtaaaccatttttggCAGGCATATCaaagtacggacgagaaaaagacatttaatctttttttaaaagtatctgGCACCCACataaatgtagaagaaatttttcaaatcggaccattcgttaaaaagttatgcgcgattaaagttgtatatattttcatcttactcgcacttcctttagctgagtaacgggtatttgtTATGTATTcttttgttatacccttgcagagggtattataatttcagtcagatgtttgcaacgcagtgaaggagacgtttccgaccacataaagtatatataatcttgatcagcatcaatagccgagtccatctggccatgtccgtctgtccgtttttatgcgaactagtccctcagttttaaagctatcgcgatgaaactttcccaaaagtcttctttctattgcaggtagtacatatgtcggaacgagcattttaagtaggcatacctgcaagggtatataaacttcggctggccgaagttaacttcctttcttgtctttattatatatttcgcATATTTGATGACTAGAATTTAACAAGAATTATGTTGATACAATAACTGCAACCGgcaatatacatatttcaaaaGTTATTTGTAGTATAGACTACTTTACTATTTGGTGTTTTATGTATAAAACAGGTACAGGAgacttttttcaccgcggtactcagatGAGTTAAGAAAATGGAAAGGAAATCTCAAAAAATaccagatttagcggatgaattctttagcccaaaagaataaaaaatttgatctttggctatgtatgtgcagaagcggtgtgccaataacaagttataaatggaaggaaaacttCAAAAACCATAGAAAAATTGCCTGTAGGAGGGcggcaatacatatcgccatgccaacagcaaattcaaagcttgcgacccagatTGGCtcaacattttataatattctaaaattggcgccaaataaaaattgttattcctagcgccgcggctaaaggcgtccATCGGAACGCCTTAGCTCATCTAAGTACCGCGTATGTTATATGACTTCTATAACTGAGATTTATGTTTCACTGAAAATGGAATCAGATCCATTCGAGTAAAGAATGGAACCAGACTGACAAAGCGAGAGAGTGTGGCAACGCTTGTAACTGCCTGCGCTAAAATAAGGACGAATAAACCATTCTTCATTTATCGCTCCAATAATTATGTTCGTTATAATTATAGGAATTTAATCATTTCTTGGGAGCACTTACTTGATAACGCTTGCTTTCCCCAGCCGGAGGTAATGCACTGCTCAGAAGCCTTTGGGTCCTCATCACTAATGCAAATGGGCTGAATGTGGGTGGCGAACTCCAAGCGCCTCTCGAGTCGAATGATGGCAATATCGTGAGTGTTGGTCGACGGATCGTATGCAGGGTGCACATCGATGCTTTTAACGCCAGTCAACTGGAATGGCAGTGGCTCGTTTGTGCTGCCCAGCTCCCACTCACCGGCCTTAACGCGAATGTCCGTCACCGGCAGCCtatgaaattttgatttattgagCGTTAAAGTTAAGCAATGACTGATCACTTACCCATTTACGCAGCTGGCGGACGTTAAAATAAACTCGTCTCCAATAATGGCTCCCCCGCAAATAAGAGTCTTGCTCGACTCGCGCAGTATCATGGCCTGCCAGGAGATCTCAGCAAAGTTCGCGTCCAGATCCTTGACTCCCGTCGGCTTCGTCCTAGAAAAGAAAATTCTCTTTTTGATAGTTGCTCAGGGAATATAACTTGCTTTTCTACCTCTTGTTCCTTGTCGCACAAACTCCTGCCAAGTTTACGGGCCAAGGGTCAACATAGTTCGGGTCACGGCAGCACTTGCCGGGGGCGCCGTTTTCGTCCTGAAGGCAGTCGGTAAGAGGTACTCTGAATGCTGCCTCCAAGGGTGTCAACTCCACAGCTGACTCAGAGAGCACTCCGATGGCATTGCAGAAGTTCTCTGAGGTGCAAACGAGGGCGGAGGCGCACTTGGCAAAGTGTTTCGGCACATTTGGCTGGGATGAGGGAAAGATCTGGGGAGATAGCTGATCCTCGCCACGGTATATCGGCTTCTCGTTCGAGGGCTGCGGAACCCGGTCAGGCTCGAACTTCGGGATCTCGTTGGCGGAAATTGGTGGTAGGTACTCGTTGTTGGGACTGCGACTCGGTTGTGGTCGTGGCTGCGGCTTTTGGGTGGTGGGAGGCGGTAGGTATACTGGTCGCCGGGTCGTGTGTTCAGAACGGCGGGTTGTGGAAGGTGGCAGATACTCATTAGTAGGCCGAGGAGCTGGTACCATAGTCGTGGGCTGCGTTCGGTACGCAGGTGGTGTAGTGCGTACTGCGGGAATTGTAGGGTTCGTCGGCAGCGGGAAGGTCTTGTTTGGCAGGTTAAAGATATATCCATTTTCGGTCAAGGTGGTCGAAGGCATACGGCAGCAGACATCTGGCGCAGAGCAGCGAGTGGACTGTAAAGAGAAGCGAGTGCAGGTTAGCCAAACGGCTTTCTATAAGAGACAAAGTCCCACAAGTTATCGACAAGTGATTACTCTTGATACACCAGCTACAGCTACATGACTGGTCATCAGTTGGGAGGTCATATGCTGTAAGGGATGGGTCCACTCGCTGGCAATGCGCTACCAGGTCATTAAAACGCCCAGTGCGGGGTGCCAATGGTTTTTGCGTACATGGTTAATGTTAACCAAAAAATGTTGCAGTTTCGTGGTGCATTATACACTCCTTATGCGGACTGTGAAAACCGTCTCTCTGCTAATCCTCTCCGTTATATACTTCGGAACAGACCCGTTCAATCTAAACCTATACATACATCTTAAtctatatcactatggacggcagtccatgtagtgacgaagcgcaccaggagagtgtgcgaaggcgactactattatatagccgcaaaattgaaaatcggcagtgatagtccgatcgtaatgagtaatacaccaatcgaaaggtattgcaaaaacttaaaggattgcataccaagactttaagaaaatcaattggcttgggagagagagcggtgaaagtgaaaaattgaaaatttcgaaatttggagctgttggggccggtggggataaatgccccttcgcaatgttttagttgtattcctcttgaaaatacccgtcgaatgagggatcatttgtcaaaatccgactctccgttcaaaagttatagccaaaataagattttcttcttcttcccaaaatgaaaattaatttctgtttgtcagtttgtccacttgtccacttgtccacttgtccacttgtccaaaacatgttttttaagttttgaaaattttatatgacgttcatcacatcgatataaaaaacttttgttctaccacttttggaaaaactcgctagtttagcgggaaaacagctataaatagctaaaaatcggaaagccgtaacttctatactactaaagctacagacttgtgctgcatctcgtttgaaaggtatttttaaatgctataaacgccttctatatgcaatttgtgtaaatgtaataattaaaaaaatatgaacaaaagacaattttttaaaactttttttttagcttttttttatttttctcaaaaacggctctaacgattttctttaaaaccttaaactgtatagcccttgagattccttaaattttggtatacaacacattactgtaaaaagtcacgtttaaaagttatttttatacgaaaatagccacttttgccagctcgaacaattaacgctccctgagtattgaattttgtgggagggtatccgaactgtattttagggtcatggaatcagtaaatttgcacttaagagttccatataggaatcttttgttctacgacttgtggaaaaagccgctactttagcgggaaaatagctaaaaatggctaaatttcgttagtttttaagttctacactactaaaggtacagacatgtgctatacctcgtttaaaaggtattttgaaatacttcaacgcctttttaacttaattcgttaaaatacaatagtttaagaattatgatttatgaccaatttaaatttaaatgtttatattagcacctatgagagcaaaagtaaacaaacaaaaacttctgatatcaaataaaaacacctcttaacgaggtaaaaaactagtgacgatcgcaccttcaacgtacaaaagttctgatatcaacttttgtgacgaaaaataattttagatgcgactaaataagtacgctacctaaaatttattcattcggcacgctaaaacagaaaaacattcgtgtagatattaaatatttgctaaagcgggccgaacgagtaaattttaggtagcgtacttatttagtcgcatctaaaattatttttcgtcacaaaagttgatatcagaacttttgtacgttgaaggtgcgatcgtcactagttttttacctcgttaagaggtgtttttatttgataattgtGGACCAATAatacggtcagtagcaaatttctcccagaacggattgacataaaaatctaccGCGTGTGAGGTACAAATTAGaacccaaagtgccccaaaattcgatttttttttcctttttttattatacccgttactcgtagagtaaaagggtatactagattcgtgcaaaagtatgtaacagccagaaggaagcgtttccgaccccataaagtatatatattcttgatcagggtcactagccgagtcgatctagccatgtccgtctgtccgtctgtccgtctgtctgtctgtccgtctgtccgtctgtatgaacgctgagatctcagaaactacaaaagctagaaggttgagatttcccacacaaattctttggcttcctacgcagcgcaagtttattttagccgagcgccacgccccctctaacgcccacaatcgcccactaacgattttaaaatggtcctgcgcccacatctttaacgatttccgagaagtataaatgcaattttgttctgtatatttatacctatcgaaatgttgaagacatttttcaaatcggaccattcattaaaaagttatacgcaatcaaaaattatatatctatctccctcgcactccctttagctgagttacgattattagtcgggacaccaacccgacacagcgttcgcactccatttagctgagtgacgggtattagatagtcgggacaacaacacgactatagcgttctctcttgtttttttgttataaatgttattaaaatggtttaaaaatgtgatgttcataatcttatggcatacccgcaaatacctgcatttaaattttttgcaatgcagcctccttaaccaagtccccaatatttccACATTTTGCTGTGTCTATTGTGACGTTACGGCctccatatatgtatgtattgcCGTCGCACTCTGCATTAAGTTGTAACcgtaagtgtgaccgcgcaaatgaaaaaataccaCAGTCACACCACATTTAAAATGCGCGGctaaaaaatctaatttccTTTGGCccttttaatacccttgcagagggtattataatttcagtcagatgtttgcaacgcagtgaaggagacgtttccgaccccgtaaagtatttatattcttgatcagcaccaatagccgagtctatctagccatgtccgtctgtccatttctatgcgaactagtccctcagttttaaagctatcgcgatgaaactttcccgaaagtcttctttctattgcaggtagtacatatgtcggagggagacggatcggaccactatatcttaaggctcccataggaatattcaaaccaatataagaaaattcattgtaactttgtaggaagtaggcgttttgatttctgacaacttaaaaacaaaatttaaataggcacgctgaatctggaatccctggaactgcaccgtgtgagcattaaactataggtatttactttatctgcaagggtatataagcttcggctggccgaagctagcttactttcttgtttttaggtAAACGTTAAATCTATATCAATATAtgtcttgattaaaaaacggtcagtagcaaattccacccagaacggattgacctaaaaatctagaaaaatcacagtaattactaaaataattaggagccgcgtaaggggtactttttagaacaaaaaacgaccccaaagtgccccaaaattcgatttgtttttttttaattctttcttttgccatttctctgttataaatgttgttaaaatggtttaaaaatgtgatgttcataatcttatggcatacccacaaataactgcatttaaatttcttggagattcagcatccttaaccaagtccccaatattttaaaatttggctaacctgatgtgacgtcacgcgtccccatatgtttgtatgtatgttctgctggcgcatgtatgtatgtacatatgtatgtcctgctgtcgcaatttaagtgtgaccgcgcaaggggaaaatgaaaataccacagccaaaaaaaaaacgattatatcgcaaatcttttcttttgcgcctttttcttaagtaaacgttaaattttaaatttttatatcaaaaaaatgcgtattttacacacacagccattagatacatatgtatatgcgtgtgtatgtttgtgtgtgtgcattgcagctgactaaggaattgagattcgctcaaattcaaattcaagataatactgatattcttttgctaaaagaatatttcatttacatttccacaacatacttacacaagacattttgtaaccgatttttgtgaacaaaaattcaaatcgcattgataatattaaaggaacattaaatattcaaaccaattgattctcttgctctttattacacgtgctcatattgtttaaacaaattcaaatgttcaaacaatttgattcacggcttccccgcccacctgccttccctattattaatataattctaatcaaggtgaaaaattaatgtgaaaacaaaaatactgtaacaaaatatcaatgataaaatgcagtaattt from Drosophila takahashii strain IR98-3 E-12201 chromosome 2R, DtakHiC1v2, whole genome shotgun sequence encodes:
- the scaf gene encoding inactive serine protease scarface isoform X2, which codes for MTSQLMTSHVAVAGVSRSTRCSAPDVCCRMPSTTLTENGYIFNLPNKTFPLPTNPTIPAVRTTPPAYRTQPTTMVPAPRPTNEYLPPSTTRRSEHTTRRPVYLPPPTTQKPQPRPQPSRSPNNEYLPPISANEIPKFEPDRVPQPSNEKPIYRGEDQLSPQIFPSSQPNVPKHFAKCASALVCTSENFCNAIGVLSESAVELTPLEAAFRVPLTDCLQDENGAPGKCCRDPNYVDPWPVNLAGVCATRNKRTKPTGVKDLDANFAEISWQAMILRESSKTLICGGAIIGDEFILTSASCVNGLPVTDIRVKAGEWELGSTNEPLPFQLTGVKSIDVHPAYDPSTNTHDIAIIRLERRLEFATHIQPICISDEDPKASEQCITSGWGKQALSIHEEGALMHVTDTSVLVRSECGADTSSVCSATKFDACQFDVGSALACGSGSNVRLKGIFAGENSCGDGQAVRFAKPDIKWINTAFADRNKPLLLKRF
- the scaf gene encoding inactive serine protease scarface isoform X1; this translates as MANLRFQEHLALCLTLVVLALVSADYQGNMFLNGQYQNSIKDHKETHLSVNPSSNVFLSHAIISRQASPFQGPTYLPPKQYLKCDPGQQCVRLGQCLNGFFTNKFPRIQNCEPETDICCTYKAPPTTTTASPVPFASCPRDSDCVAPENCRNGEISAINYVKKQGSTRCSAPDVCCRMPSTTLTENGYIFNLPNKTFPLPTNPTIPAVRTTPPAYRTQPTTMVPAPRPTNEYLPPSTTRRSEHTTRRPVYLPPPTTQKPQPRPQPSRSPNNEYLPPISANEIPKFEPDRVPQPSNEKPIYRGEDQLSPQIFPSSQPNVPKHFAKCASALVCTSENFCNAIGVLSESAVELTPLEAAFRVPLTDCLQDENGAPGKCCRDPNYVDPWPVNLAGVCATRNKRTKPTGVKDLDANFAEISWQAMILRESSKTLICGGAIIGDEFILTSASCVNGLPVTDIRVKAGEWELGSTNEPLPFQLTGVKSIDVHPAYDPSTNTHDIAIIRLERRLEFATHIQPICISDEDPKASEQCITSGWGKQALSIHEEGALMHVTDTSVLVRSECGADTSSVCSATKFDACQFDVGSALACGSGSNVRLKGIFAGENSCGDGQAVRFAKPDIKWINTAFADRNKPLLLKRF
- the scaf gene encoding inactive serine protease scarface isoform X3 is translated as MPSTTLTENGYIFNLPNKTFPLPTNPTIPAVRTTPPAYRTQPTTMVPAPRPTNEYLPPSTTRRSEHTTRRPVYLPPPTTQKPQPRPQPSRSPNNEYLPPISANEIPKFEPDRVPQPSNEKPIYRGEDQLSPQIFPSSQPNVPKHFAKCASALVCTSENFCNAIGVLSESAVELTPLEAAFRVPLTDCLQDENGAPGKCCRDPNYVDPWPVNLAGVCATRNKRTKPTGVKDLDANFAEISWQAMILRESSKTLICGGAIIGDEFILTSASCVNGLPVTDIRVKAGEWELGSTNEPLPFQLTGVKSIDVHPAYDPSTNTHDIAIIRLERRLEFATHIQPICISDEDPKASEQCITSGWGKQALSIHEEGALMHVTDTSVLVRSECGADTSSVCSATKFDACQFDVGSALACGSGSNVRLKGIFAGENSCGDGQAVRFAKPDIKWINTAFADRNKPLLLKRF